One region of Mucilaginibacter gotjawali genomic DNA includes:
- a CDS encoding tetratricopeptide repeat protein: MKKTLLCLLFFLPLFSIAQSKDPFFDKGVELYSKNDFDGAMTYFTKEIALNPNNLEAYNYRGIIKIQQGDFKGAIDEFSKIIAVNPNIDLPYANRAYAKMNINDNKGAVEDCDHAIALNPKSTIAYTNRGNAKNRLGDFNGAMADFNKIIDINPNDATAYVNRGNSKNGLADFKGGLEDLNKAIQLDDKQPEAYIDRGISKSRLKDPYGAMDDFGKAIALNPKMGASYLYRGLARTELNNYNEALADFNEAINLSPKNAEAFEKRGFVNLKLGNFGAAGADLSEAIILNPDNAESYYDRAEVKMKMDDNSGATTDFNKAISLNPDFAEAYHDRGCIKLATNDYAGALEDLNRAIRIDPQVASAFYSRAITRAGLRQSAEAVADFGRAIALDPGYSEAYYYRAALYLEMNNPTAALPDLNKAIDGNINLPYAYYMRGYVNVVVKNNTGAIADFSKAIELNPSNSGAYLERGKLYYTLNNKAAAKADWTKAAALGDRMAALFLKIPPQKHRASAADPASSWKVWKK; this comes from the coding sequence ATGAAAAAAACGCTACTTTGTTTACTATTCTTCCTGCCACTATTTTCAATTGCCCAAAGCAAAGATCCTTTTTTTGACAAAGGCGTCGAGCTATACAGCAAGAATGACTTTGATGGTGCAATGACCTATTTTACCAAAGAAATAGCATTGAATCCGAACAATCTGGAAGCCTACAATTACCGGGGCATTATCAAAATACAGCAGGGAGATTTCAAAGGCGCCATAGATGAGTTTTCTAAAATAATAGCTGTCAACCCTAATATCGATCTGCCCTACGCTAACCGCGCTTATGCGAAAATGAATATTAACGACAATAAAGGTGCGGTGGAAGATTGTGACCACGCCATAGCGTTAAACCCGAAGAGCACTATAGCCTATACAAACAGGGGCAACGCAAAAAACAGGCTGGGTGATTTTAACGGCGCGATGGCAGATTTTAACAAAATAATAGACATTAACCCCAACGATGCTACTGCCTATGTAAACCGGGGCAACTCAAAAAATGGCCTTGCTGATTTTAAAGGCGGGCTCGAGGACCTGAATAAAGCTATCCAGCTTGACGATAAACAGCCCGAAGCTTATATCGATCGCGGCATTTCAAAAAGCAGGCTTAAAGACCCCTACGGTGCAATGGATGATTTTGGGAAAGCCATCGCTTTAAATCCGAAAATGGGCGCCTCGTACCTTTATAGGGGCCTTGCACGGACTGAACTCAATAATTATAATGAAGCCCTTGCAGATTTTAATGAGGCAATAAATTTGAGCCCCAAAAATGCCGAGGCTTTTGAAAAAAGAGGTTTCGTAAATTTAAAACTGGGTAATTTCGGTGCAGCCGGTGCCGATTTATCTGAGGCAATTATTCTCAACCCGGATAATGCTGAGTCGTACTATGATCGCGCTGAAGTGAAAATGAAAATGGACGACAACAGCGGTGCAACTACGGATTTTAATAAAGCAATAAGCCTTAACCCTGATTTTGCCGAAGCTTATCATGACAGGGGATGCATTAAATTGGCGACAAATGACTATGCGGGGGCGCTTGAGGACCTGAACCGGGCCATCCGGATAGACCCGCAGGTGGCATCGGCTTTTTACAGCAGGGCAATAACCAGGGCGGGTTTGCGGCAAAGTGCAGAGGCCGTAGCTGATTTCGGCAGGGCAATTGCGCTGGACCCTGGTTACAGCGAAGCCTATTATTACCGCGCAGCTTTGTATTTGGAAATGAACAATCCCACCGCTGCATTACCTGATTTGAATAAGGCGATTGACGGCAACATTAATTTGCCTTATGCTTATTATATGCGTGGTTATGTAAATGTGGTTGTGAAGAATAACACCGGCGCGATAGCGGATTTTTCAAAAGCAATTGAATTAAATCCGTCAAACAGCGGCGCCTACCTTGAGCGGGGAAAGCTGTATTATACACTCAATAACAAAGCTGCGGCCAAAGCAGACTGGACAAAGGCAGCTGCGCTTGGCGACAGGATGGCCGCTTTGTTTTTGAAAATTCCACCCCAGAAACACAGGGCATCAGCGGCTGACCCCGCAAGTAGCTGGAAGGTATGGAAGAAATAA
- a CDS encoding TIGR01212 family radical SAM protein (This family includes YhcC from E. coli K-12, an uncharacterized radical SAM protein.), whose translation MQVEDAKTLQSYKGYNNYGAWLKEKYKGQRVFKVIVDGGFTCPNRDGSKGYGGCTYCNVDSFTPSVSRNNPSVREQVIQGVERARKGNKADKFIIYFQPNTNTYAPTHYLKMLYDEALSYHTEDIVGLSVGTRPDCIDAEKVALLESYTDRFDVDIEMGMESIYNDTLGQINRGCTHEDLVNALKLLENTKLLTCVHTVFGFPWETREMMLRYADEINRFPQIQFVKFHHLHIVEGSVMGVKYKREPFKLFSLEEYADFICELLPLVRPDVVIQRLFGLSDLDLLIAPNWKLKKSEIQYYIDQQILTRGVVQGSEY comes from the coding sequence ATGCAGGTTGAAGACGCAAAAACATTACAGAGTTACAAGGGGTACAATAACTACGGTGCCTGGCTGAAAGAAAAATATAAAGGCCAGCGGGTTTTTAAGGTTATTGTAGACGGCGGTTTTACCTGCCCCAACCGCGATGGCTCAAAAGGCTATGGCGGCTGCACTTATTGTAATGTTGATTCGTTTACACCATCGGTATCCCGCAACAACCCTTCGGTACGCGAACAGGTGATCCAGGGGGTGGAGCGTGCCCGTAAAGGCAACAAGGCCGATAAATTCATCATCTACTTTCAACCCAATACCAATACCTACGCCCCCACCCATTATTTAAAAATGCTGTATGATGAAGCCCTGAGTTATCATACGGAAGACATTGTGGGATTGTCTGTCGGTACCCGCCCGGATTGTATCGACGCTGAAAAAGTGGCCCTGCTGGAAAGCTATACTGACCGCTTTGATGTCGACATCGAAATGGGCATGGAAAGTATTTATAATGATACGCTGGGGCAAATTAACCGCGGCTGCACCCATGAAGATTTGGTTAACGCTTTAAAACTGCTGGAGAACACCAAACTTTTAACTTGCGTACATACTGTCTTCGGTTTCCCCTGGGAAACCAGGGAAATGATGCTGCGCTATGCGGATGAGATCAACCGTTTCCCGCAGATCCAATTTGTAAAATTCCATCACCTGCATATTGTTGAAGGCTCTGTAATGGGCGTAAAATATAAACGGGAACCATTTAAGTTATTTAGCCTGGAAGAATATGCTGACTTTATTTGTGAATTGCTGCCCCTGGTACGCCCTGATGTAGTTATACAGCGCCTATTTGGACTGAGTGACCTTGACCTGCTGATAGCCCCTAACTGGAAACTAAAAAAGTCGGAAATTCAATATTATATTGACCAGCAAATATTAACACGGGGTGTGGTGCAGGGATCGGAATATTAG